The Lancefieldella sp. Marseille-Q7238 genomic interval CAAGAGCTTCGGTATGGCGAGAATCCCCAGCAGGCCGCAGCGTTTTATCGAACGGCAGATGCCCCCAAGCACTCGCTTGCGCGCGCAAGACAGCTGCAGGGAAAACCACTTTCTTACAACAATCTGCTGGACAGCGATGCCGCGTGGACTGCTGTCAGAGAATTCGAGGAGCCGGCGGTTATTATCCTCAAGCACCAAAATCCCTGCGGTTCCGCAACGGCGGAAAACGTTGTTGAAGCGTATGACCGCGCATTTTCCTGCGATCCCGTTTCGGCGTTCGGAGGTATTATCGCCGCCAACCGAGAAGTCCCTCTTGAGCTCGTAGAGCACATCGCTGACGTGAACAAGCAGTTTGTTGAAGTGCTTATCGCGCCGGGATATACCGCGGACGCGCTTAAGCGGCTTGCGAAGAGAAAAAATTTGCGAGTATTGGAAACCGGCGGCATCGACCGTAGCTGCGGGCTTGAAATGAGAACCATTGACGGCGGCATGTTGGTGCAAGATCTCGACCATGTGGATGAAAGTGTCAACTCTTTTACGGTTTCGACAAAGCGGCAGCCGACGCAAGAAGAGATGGACGATTTGATGTTCGCGTGGAAAGTGGGAAAGACCGTCAAATCCAATGCGATTCTCGTCGCGAAAAACCGGGCGGGACTGGGCATGGGTCCCGGACAGCCCAACCGAGTCGACGCGGCGCTTTTGGCATGCGAGCGAGCCGAGAAAGCATGCGAGCGCATGGGAATTCCGGCTGCCGGTCTTGTCGCCGCGTCCGACGCGTTTTTCCCATTCCGCGATACGGTTGATGTTTTAGCCGCTCATGGGGTTTCGGCTATCATTCAACCGGGAGGTTCAGTCAGGGACGAGGAGTCCATTGAGGCCTGCGATGAGCACGGTATCGCCATGGTATTCACGGGAGTGCGTCACTTCAGGCATTAGAGGTATGAGGCGGCGGCCAAGAAGCACAACGAGAAGGTTAGGCGGTAGTACAGCATGGATACAGAGGAAGCACAGGCAGCAGAGAACTACAGGCCGGGAACACCGGCGGTGATTTGCCGCTGGCGGCTTGCTGGTAAGACCCTTCCCCTTGAAAATCGTCATTTGCATGCGCTTGGCAAGAGGCGCATTGACGGCAAGGCGATCTCTCCGCATCTTATCGCTTGGGCAAAACAGCACATAGAAGGCACTCTTCAAGAAGGCTCGGCTGAAGATCCCGATGGCGTTTTGCTGCTGGTTATTGATGAACAAGGAAGGGCAGCCATGGCTGTCGGTCCCTATGAACCGCTCGAAGACAGCTCACTTTTGGCTCTTGCTACCCGCGCGTGCGCGGCTCAGCGAGAAGCAGCAAAGACAGGATGCGCTCCTGAGGTACTCTGGGTCGCAGACAAGGGAATTCTCACCATAGGCAAGGACGTGTCCGCTGCTTCGGCGGGGGCGCTGTCGCTTGCGTGTGACATCGCGTCAACGCTTGGCTATCGGATGGACTTTCAGGAGAATCTGGCCGCAGAAGTTCTGGCGGGCGCAACGGGCTTTGATGAAGTTTTTCTCGTCTCTGACGAGCATGGCGTTGTACAGGCTGCTGACGCGAAAGGAAAGATTGGCGCGGAGCTTGCGGCTGATTTGGAAAAACTGTATGAAAGCAAGCGGCGCTGACATATCAAATCTGTAAAGGATTTTATTGAAGAAGCGCATAGTATCAGGCTAGTGTACTGCGGTCTGGTAGATGTTTGCTGGTAGTAATTCCTACCAAAAAATAGGGATTACCATCAGCGGAATTTTGATATATTTTGATACTTATTTGAGTAATAATAAGAAGAAGTATGCGACCCTTATCGGCCATGCCAAACCCACGCTGACGTTTCGTGGAGAAGCGCGACGTTTCGGCTACCCAGGGTCAGTTTGTAGAGGATCGTGTCGCATCGTACGTCGCCTGCAGCTTAGTACGGCTGCAGATAAGGCAAGGAGAGGATATGGCAAGAAAGTTTAAGTCCATGGACGGTAACAACGCAGCGGCTTATGTGTCGTATGCGTTTACCGAGGTAGCGGGAATCTATCCCATTACCCCGTCCAGCCCGATGGCCGATTATGTCGACCAATGGTCTGCTCAAGGTGTCAAGAACATCTTCGGTTCTACCGTCAAAGTCGTTGAGATGCAGTCTGAGGCCGGCGCGGCCGGCGCTGTCCACGGTTCTCTTGGAGCGGGCGCCCTCACGACAACATATACGGCCTCACAGGGCCTGCTGCTTATGCTGCCCAACATGTACAAGATAGCCGGCGAGCAGCTGCCGGGCGTTTTCCACGTTTCGGCGCGTACTGTCGCCACTCACGCGTTGAACATTTTTGGCGATCACTCGGACGTTATGGCCTGCCGCCAGACCGGCTTCGCTATGCTTGCTGAGGGTAATGTCCAGGAAGTTATGGATCTTGCTCCCGTTGCTCACCTTGCGGCGATTGAGGGCAAAGTTCCGTTCCTGAACTTCTTTGACGGCTTCCGCACCTCGCATGAGATTCAAAAGGTTGCCGTTTGGGACTACGATGACCTTGCAGACATGTGCGATATGGATGCCGTTCAGGCCTTCCGTGACCACTCTCTGAACCCCGAGCATCCGCATGCCCGCGGCTCACATGAGAACGGTGATATCTTCTTCCAGCACCGTGAGGCGTGCAACGCCGTCTATGATGAGCTTCCGGCAGTCGTTGAGAACTACATGGACAAGATCAACGCTAAGCTCGGCACCGATTACGGTCTCTTCAACTACTACGGCGCTCCTGACGCAGACCGCGTCGTTATTTGCATGGGCTCTTTCTGCGACACTCTGGAAGAGGTTATCGATTACCTCAATGCTCATGGCGAGAAGGTCGGTCTGGTGAAGGTTCGCCTGTACCGTCCGTTCTCGGTAAAACACTTTGTTGACGTTCTCCCCGAGACTGTCAAGAAGGTTGCCGTTATGGATCGTACTAAAGAGCCCGGATCTGTCGGCGAGCCTCTGTACGAAGACGTCGTCTCCGCACTGTATGAGGCTGGCAAGAGCAACCTCACTGTCGTTGGCGGCCGTTACGGTCTTGGCTCCAAGGACACGCCTCCTTCGTCAGCCTTCGCGATTTTTGAGGAGCTCAAGAAGGATCAGCCTCGCCACGAGTTTACAGTTGGCATTGTGGACGATGTCACCAATCTTTCTCTGCCTGAGGATGCTGACGCTCCTAATACTGCGGCCGAAGGTACCATCGAATGCAAGTTCTGGGGTATCGGCGGCGACGGCACCGTTGGTGCCAACAAGAACTCCATCAAGATCATCGGCGATCACACTGATAAGTATGTCCAGGCCTACTTCCAGTATGACTCCAAGAAGACCGGCGGGATTACCATCAGCCACCTGCGTTTTGGAGACCACAGAATTCGCTCTCCGTACTACGTTACCAAGGCGGACTTTGTCGCATGCCATAATCCCGCCTACATCACCAAGGGCCTCAAGATGGTGCGCGATGTCAAGCCGGGTGGAACCTTCCTGGTCAACTGCCAGTGGGACGCCGAGGAATTCTCGCATCACTTCCCGGCAGAGGCTAAGCGCTATGTTGTCAAGAACAACATCAGCGTGTATCTCATCAACGCCATTGACCTTGCTAAAGAGATTGGTATGGGCAAGCGCACCAACACCATTCTTCAGTCCGCTTTCTTCGCGCTTGCAAAGGTGCTCCCCGAGGCCGACGCGCTGCAGTATATGAAAGACGCTGCGACTCATTCCTATCTGAAGAAGGGCCAGAACATTGTCGATATGAACCACAAGGCTATCGACGCTGGCGCAACTGCATTCAAAAAGATCGAGATTCCTGCCGATTGGGCAAATGCCGAGGACGCTCCTAACCCCATCTCTCTTGAGGGACGTGCGGCTCTCCTCAAGCAGGTACAGGAGATTATGAATCCTGTGTCTCGCATGGAAGGCGATTCTCTGCCTGTATCCGTGTTCAAGGAGCATGCGGACGGCCAGTTTGAGCTGGGTGCGGCCGCGTATGAGAAGCGCGGTATCGCCGTTATGGTGCCTCGTTGGAATGACGCCAAGTGCATTCAGTGCAACCAGTGCGCCTACGTTTGCCCGCACGCGGCTATTCGTCCCTTCGTTCTTACCGATGAAGAGGTCGCTGCGGCTCCCGCGTCCGCTGTCTTTAAGGACGCCGTTGGGCCCAAGGCCAAGGGTATGAAGTTCGAGATTGCTGTTTCGCAATTTGACTGCACCGGCTGCTCCAATTGCGTGTACATTTGCCCGGCTGACGCCCTTACTATGGTTGCCGCTGAAGAAGAGCAGCCTAAGCAGGAGATTTTTGACTACTCCGTGGCTCATGTTGCCGAGAAGCCCGAGCTGGTTGCAAACAACGTCAAGGGTTCGCAGTTCAAAAAACCGCTCCTTGAGTTCTCCGGCTCCTGCGCAGGTTGCGCGGAAACCAGCTATGGCCGTCTGGTGACGCAGCTGTTCGGTGACCGCATGTATATCTCCAATGCAACCGGTTGCTCTTCCATTTGGGGTAATCCCGCGTCCTGCTCGCCCTTTACCACCGATGCGAACGGTCATGGTCCTGCATGGAATAACTCCCTGTTTGAGGACAACGCTGAGCACGGTATGGGTCTTATGCTGGGTCATCAGGCGGAGCAGAAGCACCTGCTGGATGTTGCCCAGAAGCTTTCCGAGTCTTCCGAGGCAAGTCAGGAGCTCAAGGATGCGGCCAAGGCGTGGATCGATTCCGTTTCCGATGCCGCGTTGAGCAAGCAAGCCGCTGAGGCTCTCGTAGCTGAGCTTGGCTCGTCCAACACTCCTGAGGCTGCGGAACTTCTCGCTAATAAGAGCTATCTCACCAAGAAGTCCTTCTGGATCTTCGGCGGCGATGGCTGGGCGTACGACATCGGCTTTGGTGGCCTTGATCATGTTCTCGCTTCCGGCGAAGACATCAATGTGTTCGTTTTTGACACCGAGGTGTACTCCAACACGGGCGGCCAGGCTTCCAAGGCGTCCCGTCTTGGTCAGGTCGCGCAATTTGCGGCGGCGGGCAAGGATGTCAAGCAGAAGAACCTCGCTGAAATTGCTATGACGTACGGCTACGTTTACGTGGCGCAGGTTTCTATGGGCGCTAACCTTGCTCAAACCCTGAAGGCAATTGCTGAGGCTGAGGCCTATCCCGGACCTTCGCTCATCATTGGCTACTCGCCGTGTGAGATGCACTCCATCAAGGGCGGCATGGCTCACGCTCAGGAAGAGATGAAGAAGGCCGTGGAGACGGGGTACTGGAACCTTTACCGCTTCAATCCTTCCGCGCCAGTTGGCAAAAAGTTCACGCTTGATTCCAAGGCGCCTGCTGGCGGCTATCAGGAATTCCTTATGAACGAGGCGCGCTATAGCCGTCTGACTCGCGAGTTCCCCGAGAATGCTGACAAGCTGTTCAAGGAGAACGAGGCCGCGGCAATGGCTCGCTATGATCACCTTGTTCGCCTCAAGGCGCTCTATGCTTCTGAGACTGACAGCGAAGAAGAGAAGAAGAACTAGGCGCACGTTTGGTTCTTCTGCGGCGCTCAACGCTTGATTTGAGGTATGTCGCGCCGCTTGGCCGGGTCAGGAAGAGATTTCCTGGCCCGGTGTTTCTTACTTGAAAAGAGGAGCTGTAGCTCATATGAGGTTGCCGTTTCAGGCCTCATCTTCCGGGTTCTTCTCGCGTTCCAATAGTGCGGAAAGTCCGCACGCGAGAGGTGTGCGGCGTAAAAAGACCGTTGACCCTGTATGTTCTAGGCAGTTGGAGTGCTCTGAAGTATAGTAGCCACGGAGGTTCATACTAACTAACGGAGGGTACTATGCAAGATTCGTCTTACAAGACAAGCCGCGTTGTCATTGCTCTTGGTGGAAACGCTTTGGGAGATACTCCCGAGGAGCAGATCAAGCGGGTACGGGAGGCCGCGCCCACGCTTCTTAAGGTCATCGAACAAGGCAATGAAATCATCATTACCCACGGCAATGGCCCGCAGGTAGGCATGATTCAAAAGGCGTTTGCCCTCGCGCATGACGAGGACACTTCCATTCCGAAGATTGACCTTCCGGAATGCGGCGCCATGTCCCAGGGCTACATCGGATACCACCTTCAGCAGGCAATCGGCGCGTCCATGCATAAGGCCTACAAGAGGTGGCACGTTGCCTCTGTCGTGACGCAGATTGAGGTAGACCCCGAAGATTCCGCCTTTGAGCATCCCTCCAAGCCTATCGGACAGTTCATGTCTAAAGAGCAGATGGAAGAAGAGAAGAAGCTGCATCCTGAGATGAGCTTTATGGAGGATTCGGGCAGAGGGTATCGTCGCGTTGTCGCGTCGCCGGAACCGAAGAAGATTGTTGAGTACGAGAGCATTCTGAATCTTTTGGACAACGAGTTCATCGTCATCGCTTGCGGCGGCGGTGGAATTCCTGTTGTGAGGGATTACACCGACAAGGGAGCGTATAAGGGCATTGCCGCCGTCATCGACAAGGATATGGGCGGCGAGCTGCTGGCGGAAGATTGCCAGGCCGATACTCTGGTTCTTCTCACTGCTGTCGATCATGTAGCCATCAATTTTGGCAAGCCGGATCAAAAAGACCTTGAGACCCTGACGTGCGAAGATGCTGAGGCCTATCTTGCCGAGGGTCAGTTTGGCAAGGGTTCCATGGAGCCAAAGATTCGCGCAGCCATCAAGTTTGCGAAGTCCCGTCCGGGCCGCGTATGCATTATCGGTTCGCTTGAAAAGGCAGCCGAGGCGATGGCGGGCCTTTCAGGTACGCGTATCAGCATGTAAACAGCGGGTACCGGCGTGGCCGATAGTGCTTCAAGTGCCTCGTGCAATGCCGCAACTCTATTGTGACTCTTACGTCCCTTACGAAACAGGTAAGGGACGTTTTTGTGACAGAGGTGGCGAGAAACCCCATGGAGTCCAAAGCTCCGTCCATTACATGCTAAAATGTGTATTTCTGTGAACAGTATGGAGAGAGAGTAATCGTGACCAACATACGAAGTAGATTCTTTCCACTTGCCTTCCTTGCAGCGAAAGCGACCATTGGGGCGCTCGATCTTACGGGACATGCGGGAGGAACCTTGCCCGGCGCCATTGCCGAGGCTATCGACCCGGCATTTTTAGGTGACATCGCGAAGCCGGATCAGATTGTGTTCATCTCGGGCACCAACGGAAAAACCACCACCAACAATCTGCTCAATGACCTGTTGGCTGACAACGGCTACCATACGGTGACCAATCGCGTGGGAGGAAACATCTCAAGCGGTTTTGCAAGCTCCTTTGCGCGCAATACCACCTTTGGAGGCAAGGTTAAGAACAAGCTGGCGGTGATGGAGTTTGATGAGCTCTCCGGTCCTCGCATCTTTCCTTTCTTCCAGCCCGATATTCTCGCGGTTACCAACCTCTTTCGTGATACGTTTTCACGCAGCGCCACTCCCGACTTCGTTTTTGACGTGATGAGCAAGGGTATTCCCGCCGATACGCATCTCATTCTCAACGCCGACGATATGATTTCCTGCCGTCTGGCGCCTCAGTGTGAACACCGTACGTACTTCTCGATTGCGCATCTGGACGAAGACACGCCGGAGCCTATGGGAATCGTCAGCGACTTGACGGCATGTCCCATCTGCGGCGGAAAGCTGCGGTGGGACTACGCTCACCTTCGCCACCTTGGTAAAGCGACCTGTGAGGAATGCGGTTTTACGAACCCGCATCCTGATTATGAGGTTGTCTCGGTCAACAAGACCGACCATACCTTTGTCGTGCGCGAGAACAACGCTCCTGGAGCGCCGGCCTATACCTACAGGCTCAACAGCTACTCCATCGTGAATCTCTACAACATGCTGACCTGCGTCGTGACGGCCCGTGAAATGGGTCTGACGCCCGAGCAGATTGCCCGCTCGCTTGAGAGCGACATCAACATCGCGGAATCACGCTACAACGAGATTGACTACAACGGTCATCGTCTTATCAGCATGGCATCTAAGGGCGAGAATGACACCGCTACTTCGGTTACGCTGGATATCCTGCGCCGTCAACCGGGCGACAAAGCTATCGTCATCATGATTGCTGACGCCTATATGGCAAAGGCGAAAGACCAGACGGAATATATCGGCTGGTATTATCAGACTGACTTTGAGGTGCTCAATGACCCCAGTGTCAAACAGGTAGTTCTGTATGGCGACACCTCCCTTGACCTTTTGGTTCGGCTGCGTTTTGCGGGCATCGATCCCAAGAAAACCTTTGTGGCGTCTACGCCTGAAGAAACTGCCGATTGTATTGATTTGGCCGCCGTGCAGCATGTGTTTTACGCGCATGGGCTCTACAACGGTGGCATTGCTGATGTCAGCCGCCAGCGAATTCTTGAACGCTTAAAGGACATGGAGGCCGCCCATGAGTAAGCCTGAAACAAAAGTCGAAATTCTGTACCCGGAGTATGGAAATCAGGGCGGCGACAATGGCAACTACCTCTATGCAGAAGCCTGCCTTCCCAAGGAGAGCATCGTTCACACCATGCATGGCGACAAGCCTTACTTTGTTGACCATACTCCTTCCGGTATCTTG includes:
- the purH gene encoding bifunctional phosphoribosylaminoimidazolecarboxamide formyltransferase/IMP cyclohydrolase — protein: MADGEIKRALISVTDKTGIVEFARALESEFGVEVISTGGTARALEEAGVKVIPIETYTGFPEMMDGRIKTLHPRVHGGLLCRRDNYKHKEDAAAHGINMIDLVCVNLYEFEKTVAKPGVTRAEAIEHIDIGGPSMLRSAAKNNDFVTVVSDPADYEAILAEMRQHGGATTLETRQWLALKVFATTASYDRAIADYLSGVVSEKDSAAPDFPDTLVVKAFKAQELRYGENPQQAAAFYRTADAPKHSLARARQLQGKPLSYNNLLDSDAAWTAVREFEEPAVIILKHQNPCGSATAENVVEAYDRAFSCDPVSAFGGIIAANREVPLELVEHIADVNKQFVEVLIAPGYTADALKRLAKRKNLRVLETGGIDRSCGLEMRTIDGGMLVQDLDHVDESVNSFTVSTKRQPTQEEMDDLMFAWKVGKTVKSNAILVAKNRAGLGMGPGQPNRVDAALLACERAEKACERMGIPAAGLVAASDAFFPFRDTVDVLAAHGVSAIIQPGGSVRDEESIEACDEHGIAMVFTGVRHFRH
- the nifJ gene encoding pyruvate:ferredoxin (flavodoxin) oxidoreductase; this encodes MARKFKSMDGNNAAAYVSYAFTEVAGIYPITPSSPMADYVDQWSAQGVKNIFGSTVKVVEMQSEAGAAGAVHGSLGAGALTTTYTASQGLLLMLPNMYKIAGEQLPGVFHVSARTVATHALNIFGDHSDVMACRQTGFAMLAEGNVQEVMDLAPVAHLAAIEGKVPFLNFFDGFRTSHEIQKVAVWDYDDLADMCDMDAVQAFRDHSLNPEHPHARGSHENGDIFFQHREACNAVYDELPAVVENYMDKINAKLGTDYGLFNYYGAPDADRVVICMGSFCDTLEEVIDYLNAHGEKVGLVKVRLYRPFSVKHFVDVLPETVKKVAVMDRTKEPGSVGEPLYEDVVSALYEAGKSNLTVVGGRYGLGSKDTPPSSAFAIFEELKKDQPRHEFTVGIVDDVTNLSLPEDADAPNTAAEGTIECKFWGIGGDGTVGANKNSIKIIGDHTDKYVQAYFQYDSKKTGGITISHLRFGDHRIRSPYYVTKADFVACHNPAYITKGLKMVRDVKPGGTFLVNCQWDAEEFSHHFPAEAKRYVVKNNISVYLINAIDLAKEIGMGKRTNTILQSAFFALAKVLPEADALQYMKDAATHSYLKKGQNIVDMNHKAIDAGATAFKKIEIPADWANAEDAPNPISLEGRAALLKQVQEIMNPVSRMEGDSLPVSVFKEHADGQFELGAAAYEKRGIAVMVPRWNDAKCIQCNQCAYVCPHAAIRPFVLTDEEVAAAPASAVFKDAVGPKAKGMKFEIAVSQFDCTGCSNCVYICPADALTMVAAEEEQPKQEIFDYSVAHVAEKPELVANNVKGSQFKKPLLEFSGSCAGCAETSYGRLVTQLFGDRMYISNATGCSSIWGNPASCSPFTTDANGHGPAWNNSLFEDNAEHGMGLMLGHQAEQKHLLDVAQKLSESSEASQELKDAAKAWIDSVSDAALSKQAAEALVAELGSSNTPEAAELLANKSYLTKKSFWIFGGDGWAYDIGFGGLDHVLASGEDINVFVFDTEVYSNTGGQASKASRLGQVAQFAAAGKDVKQKNLAEIAMTYGYVYVAQVSMGANLAQTLKAIAEAEAYPGPSLIIGYSPCEMHSIKGGMAHAQEEMKKAVETGYWNLYRFNPSAPVGKKFTLDSKAPAGGYQEFLMNEARYSRLTREFPENADKLFKENEAAAMARYDHLVRLKALYASETDSEEEKKN
- the arcC gene encoding carbamate kinase encodes the protein MQDSSYKTSRVVIALGGNALGDTPEEQIKRVREAAPTLLKVIEQGNEIIITHGNGPQVGMIQKAFALAHDEDTSIPKIDLPECGAMSQGYIGYHLQQAIGASMHKAYKRWHVASVVTQIEVDPEDSAFEHPSKPIGQFMSKEQMEEEKKLHPEMSFMEDSGRGYRRVVASPEPKKIVEYESILNLLDNEFIVIACGGGGIPVVRDYTDKGAYKGIAAVIDKDMGGELLAEDCQADTLVLLTAVDHVAINFGKPDQKDLETLTCEDAEAYLAEGQFGKGSMEPKIRAAIKFAKSRPGRVCIIGSLEKAAEAMAGLSGTRISM
- a CDS encoding MurT ligase domain-containing protein, with the protein product MTNIRSRFFPLAFLAAKATIGALDLTGHAGGTLPGAIAEAIDPAFLGDIAKPDQIVFISGTNGKTTTNNLLNDLLADNGYHTVTNRVGGNISSGFASSFARNTTFGGKVKNKLAVMEFDELSGPRIFPFFQPDILAVTNLFRDTFSRSATPDFVFDVMSKGIPADTHLILNADDMISCRLAPQCEHRTYFSIAHLDEDTPEPMGIVSDLTACPICGGKLRWDYAHLRHLGKATCEECGFTNPHPDYEVVSVNKTDHTFVVRENNAPGAPAYTYRLNSYSIVNLYNMLTCVVTAREMGLTPEQIARSLESDINIAESRYNEIDYNGHRLISMASKGENDTATSVTLDILRRQPGDKAIVIMIADAYMAKAKDQTEYIGWYYQTDFEVLNDPSVKQVVLYGDTSLDLLVRLRFAGIDPKKTFVASTPEETADCIDLAAVQHVFYAHGLYNGGIADVSRQRILERLKDMEAAHE